The proteins below come from a single Thermotoga sp. KOL6 genomic window:
- the hisD gene encoding histidinol dehydrogenase, whose translation MKNPNDSDILRLLEKRMKSVSEIEKEVEEIVQKVKMEGDNALSEFLRKFEKYPITVDHLLVTDEEIKEARVEKEFIETVKTVVEDLKTFHMRQKENSFFFTTSNGSFLGEMVVPLNSVGIYVPGGKVSYFSTLLMCAVPAMIAGVERIVVTTPPNENGKISPYILKVCEILGLKEIYKMGGAHAIATLAYGTNTVKPVDKIVGPGGIFVTLAKKRVFGDVGIDSIAGPSEIAIVTDGSVPLDFVAADFLSQAEHDESAMSVVITTSLEVFEKLPEVINKQLLSLPVERKKTAEASIQNFGIVILVENLKRAFQISNLIAPEHLEILVENPFEYLGYVKNAGSVFLGKYTCESVGDYGIGPNHVLPTFRSARFSSGLRVSDFTKKIFVTHVSKEAFEEKWRIYSKMARWEGFEAHARAVDVRRDML comes from the coding sequence GTGAAAAATCCCAATGACTCTGATATTTTGAGACTTCTTGAGAAAAGAATGAAGTCCGTCTCAGAGATAGAGAAAGAAGTTGAAGAAATCGTCCAAAAGGTGAAGATGGAGGGAGACAATGCTCTCAGCGAATTTCTTAGAAAATTTGAAAAGTATCCAATAACAGTTGATCATCTCTTAGTTACCGATGAAGAGATAAAAGAAGCAAGAGTGGAAAAAGAGTTCATCGAGACTGTGAAAACAGTGGTAGAAGATTTAAAAACATTCCATATGAGGCAGAAGGAAAATTCTTTCTTTTTCACAACATCGAATGGAAGTTTTTTGGGAGAAATGGTTGTACCCTTGAATAGCGTGGGGATATACGTTCCTGGAGGAAAGGTTTCATATTTTTCTACTCTTCTCATGTGTGCTGTCCCTGCGATGATCGCTGGAGTAGAGAGGATTGTGGTCACCACACCACCGAACGAGAACGGAAAAATTTCTCCATACATTCTGAAAGTTTGTGAAATTCTCGGTTTGAAAGAAATCTACAAAATGGGAGGCGCTCATGCAATAGCAACTCTTGCTTACGGGACCAACACAGTGAAACCTGTTGACAAAATTGTGGGACCGGGTGGGATCTTTGTTACCCTTGCCAAAAAACGCGTCTTTGGAGATGTGGGTATAGACTCGATAGCTGGTCCCAGTGAGATCGCAATCGTCACCGATGGCAGTGTCCCTTTGGATTTCGTGGCGGCAGATTTTCTTTCACAAGCAGAACACGATGAGAGTGCTATGAGTGTGGTCATAACGACCTCATTGGAAGTGTTTGAGAAGCTACCAGAAGTGATAAATAAACAACTCTTATCTCTTCCGGTGGAAAGAAAGAAAACAGCAGAAGCCTCTATTCAGAATTTTGGTATCGTCATTCTTGTCGAGAATTTAAAAAGAGCCTTTCAGATATCCAACCTCATTGCTCCAGAGCATTTGGAAATACTCGTAGAGAATCCTTTTGAATACCTCGGTTATGTAAAAAACGCGGGATCCGTCTTTCTGGGGAAATACACTTGCGAATCTGTTGGAGATTACGGTATAGGCCCAAACCACGTTCTTCCTACATTCCGATCTGCAAGATTTTCTTCAGGTTTGAGAGTATCAGACTTCACGAAAAAGATCTTCGTTACGCACGTTTCAAAAGAAGCCTTTGAAGAAAAGTGGAGAATATACTCGAAAATGGCAAGGTGGGAGGGTTTCGAGGCTCACGCGCGGGCAGTCGATGTGAGGAGGGATATGTTGTGA
- the hisG gene encoding ATP phosphoribosyltransferase, with protein sequence MLKLAVPKGRLEKSVMEYLKKAGYSFEKESSILLEGKDLRCFLVRPFDVPTYLIQGAADIGFCGTDVLLERETNLIQPFFIPTNVSKMVLAAPKGQKMPEGEKRIATKFPRITRRYCETKGWHCKIISLKGSVELAPIAGLSDLIVDITETGRTLKENNLEVLDEIFIIRTHVVVNPVSYRTKRKEIVTFLEKIREVMEIDKGEKSQ encoded by the coding sequence ATGTTAAAGTTGGCTGTACCAAAAGGAAGATTGGAAAAATCTGTAATGGAATATTTGAAAAAAGCAGGATACTCATTTGAGAAGGAATCTTCCATCCTTCTCGAAGGGAAAGACTTAAGATGCTTCTTGGTGAGACCGTTTGACGTTCCCACATACCTCATCCAAGGGGCTGCGGATATCGGTTTTTGTGGGACGGATGTTCTTTTAGAAAGGGAGACGAATCTCATTCAACCTTTTTTTATCCCTACAAATGTGAGTAAGATGGTCCTTGCAGCACCAAAGGGGCAGAAAATGCCTGAGGGAGAAAAAAGAATAGCAACCAAATTTCCACGCATCACCAGAAGGTATTGTGAAACAAAAGGATGGCATTGCAAGATCATCTCTTTGAAAGGTTCTGTGGAGCTTGCTCCAATCGCGGGATTATCTGATCTCATCGTTGATATCACGGAAACCGGTAGAACTTTGAAGGAGAACAATTTGGAAGTTTTGGATGAGATATTCATCATAAGAACGCACGTTGTTGTGAATCCAGTCAGTTACAGAACGAAAAGAAAAGAAATTGTCACTTTTCTTGAAAAGATTCGGGAGGTGATGGAAATTGATAAAGGTGAAAAATCCCAATGA
- a CDS encoding ATP phosphoribosyltransferase regulatory subunit has product MNCLDFEMVVSFYRKASKSGYKPFFVPALERSEAITETTDFFIDRKGNLYSIRSDFTKSILNYRKKHLPGSPVKVWYADFVYRYLGSDLVAEYHLGLEKIPRNSLSDTLEVLEILLETTVKKFTGPLIVEIGHTKVYEDLLEGVPEEIHERILDLIDAKNLAEIEFLSRVKDIDLSKIEKIIEDSIYRRSPQNLDGMDLPASVKEELIEVASFLQRRFKQISVEVDLTLARTVEEYSGIIFIVYDVFSSKLVAAGGEYSTNGEKGVGGSIFLEGKTC; this is encoded by the coding sequence GTGAACTGCTTGGATTTCGAAATGGTAGTTTCTTTTTACAGAAAAGCCTCAAAATCTGGTTACAAACCATTTTTCGTGCCTGCCCTTGAGCGTTCAGAAGCGATTACAGAGACAACCGATTTTTTCATCGACAGAAAAGGAAACCTCTACTCAATTCGTTCAGATTTTACGAAATCGATTCTTAATTATCGCAAAAAGCATCTACCTGGATCACCAGTTAAAGTTTGGTACGCAGATTTCGTTTACAGATACCTTGGAAGCGATCTGGTAGCTGAATATCATTTAGGTCTCGAAAAAATTCCCAGGAATTCTTTGAGCGATACTCTGGAAGTACTCGAAATCCTCTTAGAAACCACTGTAAAAAAGTTTACCGGACCTTTGATAGTGGAAATCGGACACACGAAAGTTTATGAAGATTTGTTGGAAGGGGTCCCCGAAGAGATCCATGAAAGAATCTTGGACCTCATAGATGCAAAAAATTTGGCGGAGATAGAGTTTCTATCTCGTGTAAAAGATATCGATCTTTCGAAGATTGAGAAGATCATCGAGGATAGTATCTACAGGCGCTCTCCTCAAAACCTCGATGGAATGGACCTTCCCGCTTCGGTAAAAGAAGAACTCATTGAAGTAGCGTCTTTCCTTCAGAGAAGATTCAAACAGATTTCCGTTGAAGTGGATCTCACACTCGCAAGAACTGTGGAAGAGTACAGCGGAATCATTTTCATCGTTTACGACGTGTTTTCTTCCAAGCTTGTAGCTGCAGGTGGGGAGTACTCAACAAACGGTGAAAAAGGAGTAGGTGGTTCCATCTTTCTGGAGGGGAAAACATGTTAA
- a CDS encoding ArsB/NhaD family transporter codes for MNEALLVIIFAILAYYFIIFGKIAKSVITLLIALFLMAIRVVEGLELKNIGEVVDFNTLGLLFGMMIIVHILKGTGFFEYLAISAVKISKGRFWLLFGFLMVLTAVTSAFLDNLITIILLSPILFLILDTMEVNPVPFFLMAIFIDNIGGMSTLIGSPLNIVLGSISGLSFNDFLKNMGPVAVLMFIIVFFLFRRYTKLEEKSLEKLKNLENVDPTRSITDPVVLKKSLFVFLSTLVLFGLHSVIEVELSLIALIAACVLLLILGKDFEKVSEGIDWDTLFFYVGLFIISYSLEQIGAMEALANFLKMFSFNRYLFIFVVVWFSIFANAFLSAVPATLILAPTLKILVSQGFPTSLWWVYAIGANLGTNLTPLGAVQNIVGLSLLEKYTGHTVNFKEFLKTAWSYMFIPFVVATLYSFIIF; via the coding sequence ATGAATGAAGCACTACTCGTGATAATTTTCGCAATCCTTGCGTATTATTTCATAATCTTTGGGAAAATAGCCAAATCTGTCATAACACTTCTGATAGCCCTCTTCCTCATGGCCATTCGTGTGGTGGAAGGGTTAGAGCTCAAGAACATAGGAGAAGTAGTTGATTTCAACACACTTGGGCTTCTTTTTGGTATGATGATCATCGTTCATATTTTGAAAGGAACCGGTTTCTTCGAGTATCTCGCCATTTCTGCAGTTAAGATTTCGAAAGGACGATTTTGGTTACTTTTCGGTTTTCTCATGGTTCTTACAGCAGTAACTTCCGCTTTTCTAGACAATCTCATAACGATTATCTTGCTTTCTCCTATCTTGTTCCTGATTTTGGACACTATGGAAGTAAATCCCGTACCATTTTTCCTTATGGCGATTTTTATCGACAACATAGGAGGTATGTCCACACTTATTGGAAGTCCTTTGAACATCGTTCTTGGTTCGATCAGTGGCCTGAGTTTCAATGACTTTTTGAAGAACATGGGTCCCGTCGCCGTTCTTATGTTCATAATAGTTTTTTTCCTGTTCAGAAGATATACGAAACTCGAGGAAAAATCCCTTGAAAAGTTGAAGAACCTCGAAAACGTGGATCCTACCAGATCGATCACGGATCCTGTGGTTCTCAAGAAGTCGTTGTTCGTTTTTCTTTCAACTCTGGTGTTGTTTGGCCTTCATTCCGTGATAGAAGTGGAGCTTTCTCTCATAGCACTCATTGCAGCATGTGTCTTGTTGTTGATTCTCGGCAAAGATTTTGAAAAAGTTTCTGAAGGAATTGATTGGGACACACTGTTTTTCTATGTAGGACTCTTCATCATTTCTTATTCCTTGGAACAAATTGGTGCCATGGAGGCACTTGCCAATTTCTTGAAAATGTTTTCCTTCAACAGATATCTCTTCATTTTTGTGGTAGTTTGGTTCTCTATTTTCGCTAATGCCTTTTTGAGTGCTGTTCCGGCTACTTTGATTTTGGCGCCCACATTGAAGATTCTCGTTTCTCAAGGTTTCCCAACTTCCCTGTGGTGGGTGTATGCTATCGGAGCAAATCTCGGCACGAATCTCACTCCATTGGGAGCTGTTCAGAATATAGTGGGGCTTTCTCTCTTGGAGAAGTACACCGGGCACACTGTAAATTTCAAGGAGTTTCTCAAAACCGCGTGGAGTTACATGTTCATACCGTTTGTTGTAGCGACTCTCTACTCATTTATCATATTTTAA